AGGGTTTCGGTGGAGGAGAAGGAGGAGAAATGATTGGAGGAGGTGAAAGTTGacttaaatattgatttttcgcgtctgtagcgccgcagcgccattTTCTAGCGCCTCAGCGCCAAATTCCCGAActgtcagcgcctaggcgccactatTCAAGCTCCGTAGTGCGTGAATAGTAACTCGTGAaatgtaactttttttttaaaatcaggcattacaatttctcccctctaaaaatagatttcatcCTTGAAATCAAATCATAAATTTCAAGTCTACGATATgatgatcaatactgaaaatagaagcatacttcatttgaataactctggatatttatgtctcattttttcttctaattcccaagttgcctccttGACACCATGTCTGctccactgtactttaatcaatggtatcaatttatttctgagttgcttatcttttctgtctagaatttgaatcggtctctcaatatagttcaaagtctgatctaactcaacaTCGTCAGatggaagtacatgagaaggatctggatgatatttcctcaacatagacacatgaaaaacatcatgaacacctgataatgcaggaggaagagctaatctataagccaaatcaccaacacgttccaaaatctcatacggacctacaaatctcggtgataattttcctttctttccaaatctaactgtaccacggaaaggagatattttcagaaaaactctgtcacctttctcaaaaatcaatggtcgtctcctgatgttcgcatacttagcctgcctatcctgagcagctcgcatacgactctgaatcaatttcaccttctctgtcatatctcttatcatatcaggtcctacaattggtgctttagataaatcgtcccaatacaaaggagatcgacacttcctgccatacagtgcttcaaatggtgacattccaatgctcacttgataactgttgttataagaaaactcgacaagtggtaacaaatcctgccaaccaatactGAAATCCATTACTACTGCTCTtcgcatatcctctaatgtctgaatagtacgttctgactgtccgtctgtctgaagATGATATgatgtactcaaatgcaaacgagtaccaagggcctcttgtaaactctgccaaaaatgagaagaaaatctaggatcacgatctgatatcatagactttgtcacgaaattgccgaggtcgtcgaggggttgcgatgcaatttgggttatcgttgacaaattaaccaagtcttcgtgtttcattccttatcagatgacatataggcatgatcagatggctagATTGTACATCATAGAAGTTTTGCGATTGCATGGTCGCCTGCATGAAATTGGCCACCAATGGTCACTTAAACCAATAACATCATAATGTATCTTCCTACCCTTTAGGGGACCTAAACACATACATACAACTTCTAAATCCCAACTCGCTTTCAATACTTagaatatatgatttctttctatCCTATCCATCCATGCTGTCGGATTATGACATGATAGAGTGAACATAAGTAAATGTTCGGTCGAACcattataaattttgtatgaATTCTTcgtgttttttgtttttccgCCAACTGGAATTTAATCCTAATTAAAAACACCAAATATTGGTTGTTTTTAAATATatggaaaaatatataataaaacattGAGATATCATTTTTGTCACATATGTGTTTTGTATTATTAGTGATATATATGAAATTACCTATGCTTATAGTccaacttaaaatatttaattaaatattttttatttttatttcaattggTTTCCAATTATAGGGAGATGGGTCGTCAAATTTGTCACCATAGCAACAGAATATTTGAGCTGTCaacttttaatatttaattgcaAATTTATTTCTCTTTAATGGATGTGtctaatttttctttaaagCGTGATCACATGATCACATAATTTCCTTTGTTTGCATGCTTTTCTGTGGACCTTTTAATTgcaaataatgaaattttaattGATGTTTTCTGACCCAAAAAAAAGCAAAGAATTAATGTTTTCTAAAGTGGTTGGTTTGGTATTATGGAACCCCACGAcccaacaaaaaataaaataaaaaaagtaataaaatcAATTGTTTAGTGTATTTTTAGAtgaaactaatatttttatataatttttaatgaaaaataaaatatgttttgttTGTGTCCACAATATGTTGTGACCtgattttttctaaaaaataatcaCATTTTGGGGATATTTATAGTATTTATTATTGTGTCTTATCACGCTTTAATGGATAAAATCTTGATATTAATTAGAATCAATATCTTGATGCTTATAAAGTATGAACAAAGGCGAGTTAAAGGAAATAAAGTGTATCAAGAATAATGGTAGGaacctttcttttttctttttttttttataaaaaaaaatactagaaaatttcattaagaattaaaattttcaatttaaattttgagaaaatataatttctagTTATAGatattgaaaaattataatttttggaaatatcaaatacaataatttaaattatagaaAACTGGATATGGTACTGAACTACTATTAATTTCTCTGACCAAAAAAGCGAAGCAGCGGatataaatataaagaaatttACCAAAAACACATAGTAACGGTTAAATTTGGCTTTTAAAAGGAAAAGTGACACCAAATAGTGTCCACGCAAGTAAAAAGTCGCATTTTTTGTGGACCACGTTTTATAGGTACACATTTACGGACAAAATAAGGTCACacccccacccccacccccaAACATATCTCTTGGACTTAACTCCACATGCAAACATcatttattctaattttttaataactttttttattaaaaaatttatatatatatatgcttggaaaaactaataaataaaaatgggtctttttaatttatgttctctatttttcactcaagaatttatatattattgtatttaataaatgagcaggtctcttgtgagacggtctcacgaatctttatcttcgAGACagatcaaccttaccgatattcacaataaaaagtaatattcttagcataaaaagtaatattttttcatggatgacccaaataagagatatgtttcacaaaatacgatccatgaGATCGtattacacaagtttttgtcttgatAAATAACGTTGGGTTGGGGTTTCATTGTCAACAATTGAAATACACCAATCAATCTCATAGAAGGCCCATGCTTCTAGCTCGTTTGGTGTCTCAAGCATGTGGATGAATATAAcaattgatatatttatatgcaAAATTTGTTTTGGATTTATTTAATGATTTGTTTGGATGAAGAGATgtggaaaaagaaaatttatttcaagttaTCACAATAGATCCACTCAATTTGTTTGTGGAGTTCCTAAACATGAAATTGAGATCATTTAACTGTTATTTTAacttattcttttctttttttaaaaaaaaatcaaatccttctCAATTGAAATTCTTTGATCGATACGATATACGATATATACGTAGTCGGACCTGAAGCGAGGCTCAAAAGACGGCCTTCTCATACCCAATAGTGAGGGGTACCTAAAATATACATGATATCTAATCATGAAATGATTAGAAATGCAAAATTAATATGATTTCTATAATTCAACAGCTGAAATTGTTTTGTATAATTTATGgtcttttcaaataaaaataaagaattaatCAAAATCCACAAAATTTGGTATgtatatcaaaatttatatatgataaaatattagCATTGGGAGCAAAGTTTTCTATATTAATTTTACAAAAGCTATGGGCATTGTGAGCCAACTCACAACAAGCCAAACGTGTCCTATCTGTATCAATCATCCATCTCTCCGCTGTCCGTTCAATTCCAAGCGACGCTTACCTTCCCTCAACCACCGCCGCAACTCGGTTTACTCTCATTTTCCTGCTATATAATCTCCTTCTATCCTCGCAGCTATTTTCTTCTTTCAGTTTTCTTCTCTACAGAGCTAAATTAAGCCAAAATAGCTAAGTTTTCTGAAGTTATGGCTGAGGAAGCCAAGAAAGTAGAACCCGAGGCATGCGTCGAGCAGCTTCCGCCGGTGGTGGATACGGTGGAAGATCCGAAAGACGTGGCTGAGGAGAAATCCGTTATACCGGCGCCTCTTCCTCCCGCCGAAGAGAAAGCTGATGAATGCAAGGCTCTTGCTGTTGTTGAAAGTAATGTATCTTCGTGTTTATGGGttatgtttgtgtgtgttttgatggtatatttttgttttctcaaaaaaaaaaaaagtgggttCTTTCTGTTTGTGTGAAAAATTGATTCTTGATTTGGGAATTTGTACTGCAACTTACTTCAGTTCACTGGAGATTATTCTGTATGTTGTTTCTGAATATTGGTGGGGTTCAGGACTTGCAAATTTATTGTTTCTGCTGTGTGtgggaaaaatatataatttgatgaTTAAAGTAActgaaatttgtaattttttcttacttttgcTGTCGTCTGTTAGTTGTTTTGAGCTGGAATGCCAGAGTGCCAGGATCGAtacttcttttattttttccaaattttctgaAAGGAAATATATGCCTGTTATCTGAACTTTTACTGAGAAAAATGTGCTTCAGTAAGATAACCCCAACCCCCGACCCCCCgccaacacacacacacacacacacacacacacacacacaatgtCTTATCTGTACCATGTAAGACTTGAGTAATTTCAAAGTTCACTTTACCTGCATGTTTGTTAGCTGATTAGTAAGTCCGTTCGAAAATCTTCACACTTCTCAAGTGTTTTTTTGTGATTTCCAAAGAACCAGAAGCTGTGGAGGTGAAAAAACCTGAGAACTCTATAGATAGAGGTAATCATTACTGTTGTGaaatatttctttctttatttcttttttttaatgcaGGAATAATTTGGTGGAAAACATGAGAGTTTTCAAGAAATACTAATTTCTTGTATGTATCTGCAGATGCTGTACTTGCGAGGGTTGCGACTGAGAAGAGAATATCTTTAATAAAAGCATGGGAAGAAAGTGAGAAATCTAAAGCTGAAAACAAGTGAGTGCGCTCTGTTCTTTGTTCAATTCTTGAGAGGATTAAAAAGGGTTGTAAAGGAAGATCGAAAAATATCTAGCTGTTCTGATaactatgaacaaatctttgtgAAAGAGTGTTGGGAGATTCGACTTTGCAATTGGAACAAAAAATCGGTGTCTACGTAGCTTGTCTTTCCTAGTCAGCAGCATGATTCCCAAAGGGTGTATCCAAGAGTGAAACTTACAGCATTAGAAAAagcaaagaaaatttaaaatcttggaTGAGAGATTGTTCTGCATGATTCCCAAAGGTGGATCCAAGAGTGAAACGTACAGCATTAGAAAAAGCAaagaaaatttcaaatcttCGATGAGATTGTTCTGCTATAATGAACAGTAGTAAGGTCTTTGTGCCTTACTTAAACATGAGAAAGCCTAAACGCAGCAGATTGAGATATCTTCTTGTTCATGTTATGAGGCATAACAATGGAAATTGTAAagcttattttattatttgatcagAAGGTTTTAGTGGTGTCTATGCTTTATTTGCAGGGCTCAAAAGAAACTATCTGCAATTGGAGCTTGGGAAAACTGCAAGAAAGCGAGCCTAGAAGCCGAGCTCAAGAAAATCGAGGTAACCTATATGTCTTTGCTGATTCATAATCGTCACCAGCAAACTTTTAGCCTTGAACTAGCTACGGTTGACTAAATGCACGATTGATTTTCCATAGGAGCAACTGGAGAAAAAGAAAGCAGAGTACATTGAGAAAACCAAAAACAAGATTGCTCTGTTACACAAGGCTGCTGAAGAAAAGAGAGCGATTATCGAAGCCAAACGGGGAGAAGATCTTCTCAAGGCAGAGGAAATCGCGGCCAAGTACCGAGCTGTTAAGAAATATTATTGTTCCTTAGTTTTACTCAGTCTATGTCGTCCTAATATTTAGGAAAGTTGGTTAATAATGATGGGTCTTAATAGTTGCTGTTTTTAAGGAGTAAGTGGTTTAGTTGTTCTACTTAGTTGGTTAGTGCATGTTATGGTGCACGTAGTGTCTCTGGTGTAGTTTTCTATTTAAGTTTGCTGAAACTATTCAATAAACTATCTCAATGAAAACCAATTCTTGCACATCTTATTTTGTTAAcacttggtatcagagccaggttgcAGATGGCTTCTGAAAGTTTTGTGCAAGCAGCGATTCCTCGTTTCGATGGACATTACGATCATTGGAGCATGCTGATGGAGAATTTCTTGAGATCAAAAGAGTATTGGCAAGTCATTGAAGGTGGAGTAGCTGAACCTGCAGGTGAAGCTGCATTGACAGATGCTCAGAGAAAGactttagaagagttgaagctTAAAGATCTCAAAGCGAAGAATTATCTTTTTCAAGCAATAGACCGCTCTATTCTGGAAACAATTCTCCATAAAGATACATCCAAACAGATATGGGATTCCATGAAGAAGAAATTTCAAGGCTCGGCAAAAGCAAAGCGGCAGCAACTTCAAGCTCTTCGCACTGAATTTGAAAACCTTCGTATGAAGAATACTGAGTCCGTTTCTGATTACTTCTCACGAACTTTGACGATTGTCAACAAGATGCGTATCCATGGCGAGAAGATAGAAGACACCTTCGTTGTCGAAAAGATCCTTCGGTCAATGgcgaaaaaatttaattatgtcGTTTGTTCGATTGAGGAAGCACATGACTTAGACACTCTTTCTCTTGATGAGCTACAGGGTTCATTGATGGTGCATGAACAGAAGATGGGTCAGGAAGAAGACAAAcaagaaaaggaagaaaaagCATTGCAAGCCACCACCAACAATCCGATTTCAACATCGAATGTTGATCGAGAAAACTGGAAAAATCCACACAAGAAACCAGAAGAACATAAGAATGAGACTTCACAAGGGAGATGGAGAGGGCGAGACAATAATCAAGCTAATGGTTACAGGCCAAAGAATGTCGACAAGTCAAATATTGAATGCTATAGATGCCACAGGTATGGTCATTACCAATATGAATGTCGCACAAATATGAATAAGAAGCATGGTCAACAATCAAACTTTGCAGAGACCGAAGAAGATGTTTCTCTTCTGATGGCTTGTCATGGTACAGAagaaacacacacaaacatGTGGTATTTAGATACAGGATGCAGCAATCACATGTGTGGAGACAAATCTGTTTTTTCGGAGTTGGACGAATCCTTTCGAAATACTGTGAAGTTCGGTGACAACTCTACAGTCCATGTGATGGGTAAAGGAAAAGTAACAATCCAGTCCAAAGAAGACTCTATCCACACTATTTCTAATGTCTTTTTTGTTCCAGACTTGAGAGCAAATCTACTAAGCATTGGACAACTTCAAGAGAAGGGATACGAGTTTGTCATCAAAGATGGTGTTTGCCGGATTCAAGAATTCATAGCTGCAACCTCTTGTGCCTGTCAAGCTAGCTGGTTGAAGAAAATTCTTGAAGAACTACAGTTCAAGCAACATGGAGCTACAACCATTTTCTGTGACAATAGTTCAGCAATTAAGCTTTCAAAAAATCCTGTTCTTCATGGCCGAAGCAAACATATAGATGTGAGGTACCATTTCttgagagatatgacaaatgATGGACTTATTGATCTCGTCTACTGCAAAAGCGAAGACCAAGTTGCTGATGTGCTGACAAAACCCCTCAAATTAGCTACTTTCTTGAAGTTACGAAAGCTACTTGGTGTGTGCACTTTGAAGGAGTCTACT
This window of the Primulina huaijiensis isolate GDHJ02 chromosome 3, ASM1229523v2, whole genome shotgun sequence genome carries:
- the LOC140973792 gene encoding uncharacterized protein — protein: MASESFVQAAIPRFDGHYDHWSMLMENFLRSKEYWQVIEGGVAEPAGEAALTDAQRKTLEELKLKDLKAKNYLFQAIDRSILETILHKDTSKQIWDSMKKKFQGSAKAKRQQLQALRTEFENLRMKNTESVSDYFSRTLTIVNKMRIHGEKIEDTFVVEKILRSMAKKFNYVVCSIEEAHDLDTLSLDELQGSLMVHEQKMGQEEDKQEKEEKALQATTNNPISTSNVDRENWKNPHKKPEEHKNETSQGRWRGRDNNQANGYRPKNVDKSNIECYRCHRYGHYQYECRTNMNKKHGQQSNFAETEEDVSLLMACHGTEETHTNMWYLDTGCSNHMCGDKSVFSELDESFRNTVKFGDNSTVHVMDLRANLLSIGQLQEKGYEFVIKDGVCRIQEFIAATSCACQASWLKKILEELQFKQHGATTIFCDNSSAIKLSKNPVLHGRSKHIDVRYHFLRDMTNDGLIDLVYCKSEDQVADVLTKPLKLATFLKLRKLLGVCTLKESTTELNK
- the LOC140973793 gene encoding remorin-like encodes the protein MAEEAKKVEPEACVEQLPPVVDTVEDPKDVAEEKSVIPAPLPPAEEKADECKALAVVEKPEAVEVKKPENSIDRDAVLARVATEKRISLIKAWEESEKSKAENKAQKKLSAIGAWENCKKASLEAELKKIEEQLEKKKAEYIEKTKNKIALLHKAAEEKRAIIEAKRGEDLLKAEEIAAKYRATGTSPKKLLGFF